The Kordia sp. SMS9 genome window below encodes:
- a CDS encoding DNA alkylation repair protein, which translates to MNFTIKLQEAFEANANAENQQQMEAYMRNLFTFHGIKAPIRKQLIKELVADHKSFLQEHIRSVALALYALPQREYHYAAMELFQKFLHKKYQENDHELITKLITTHSWWDTVDFLAKHVFGKYLIQFPHQKRKLLDTYSESDNLWLNRSAILYQLSYKNDTDAAELFKQCTIHKDSEEFFIQKAIGWALREYGKVQPKAVLDFAKNTKLKELSQREAIRRLV; encoded by the coding sequence ATGAATTTCACCATAAAACTACAAGAAGCTTTTGAAGCCAATGCCAATGCTGAGAATCAGCAGCAAATGGAAGCGTATATGCGAAATTTGTTTACGTTTCACGGCATCAAAGCACCAATTCGGAAGCAATTGATCAAAGAATTGGTTGCAGATCACAAATCGTTTCTACAAGAACATATTCGCTCAGTTGCGTTGGCATTGTACGCACTTCCACAACGTGAGTATCATTATGCCGCGATGGAATTGTTTCAGAAGTTTTTACACAAAAAATACCAAGAGAACGATCATGAGTTGATCACCAAGTTGATTACAACGCATTCTTGGTGGGACACCGTGGATTTTTTAGCGAAACATGTGTTTGGAAAGTATCTGATACAATTCCCACATCAAAAAAGAAAATTGCTAGATACGTACTCAGAAAGTGATAATTTATGGTTGAATCGTTCTGCGATTTTGTATCAGTTGAGTTATAAAAATGACACGGATGCAGCGGAATTATTCAAACAGTGTACGATTCATAAAGATTCAGAAGAATTTTTCATCCAAAAAGCAATTGGTTGGGCATTGCGTGAATATGGAAAAGTTCAGCCCAAAGCGGTATTAGATTTTGCAAAAAATACAAAATTAAAAGAGTTGAGTCAGCGTGAAGCTATTCGGAGGTTGGTTTAG
- the ggt gene encoding gamma-glutamyltransferase, translating into MNKVLLVSFFCLLLFSCKKTQKQSIIGVIGEKAMLVSAREEVSNIGKIILEKGGNAFDAMVGMELALAVAYPYAGSLGGGGFMVYRLTDGNIGALDYREKAPLAAYKNMYLDSLTQEVIPNKSRLGAMAVGIPGNIAGIYASHEKFGKLPMEEIISPVIALAEKGVVVTEKQQKRFEKYRDDIIKVNSVSSLFAIDWKATDTIKRLRLANTLKRIKQNGRDEFYKGETAQKLVDFMQQSGGIMTMEDLAKYEAKWRTPITFTYDDLRVISMSPPSSGGICLAEIMKAIEPYDIASFGHNTTKAIQLIVEAERRAYADRNYFLGDPDFSMIPTETLLSDDYIKERMSTFSFEKATPSTEVSHGNIEIIESDETTHYSIVDTFGNAVSVTTTINGAYGSKLYCEELGFFLNNEMDDFSAKPGEPNMFGLIGAEANSIAPEKRMLSSMTPTIVEKDGKLYIVVGTPGGSTIITSVLQTILNVHEYGMGMQEAINQPRFHHQWLPDTVRMEPKGFGDALKAELTTLGYTIDATNSPVIGKVEGILVLPDGKLEGGADPRGDDKAVGF; encoded by the coding sequence ATGAATAAAGTCCTACTTGTAAGCTTTTTTTGCTTGCTATTATTTTCGTGTAAAAAAACTCAGAAACAATCCATAATAGGCGTTATTGGTGAAAAAGCCATGCTCGTTTCTGCGCGCGAAGAAGTGTCTAACATCGGAAAAATCATTCTTGAAAAAGGCGGAAATGCCTTTGATGCGATGGTAGGAATGGAATTAGCGCTCGCAGTTGCCTATCCGTATGCGGGAAGTTTGGGCGGCGGCGGATTTATGGTGTATCGTTTAACAGATGGCAATATTGGTGCCTTGGATTATCGTGAAAAAGCGCCGTTGGCAGCCTACAAAAACATGTATTTGGATTCGCTTACGCAAGAAGTGATTCCCAACAAAAGCAGATTGGGCGCCATGGCGGTCGGAATTCCAGGAAACATTGCAGGGATTTACGCTTCGCATGAAAAATTTGGAAAATTACCCATGGAGGAAATCATTTCACCTGTCATCGCCTTGGCGGAAAAAGGTGTTGTTGTAACCGAAAAGCAACAAAAACGTTTCGAAAAATACCGCGATGATATCATAAAAGTGAACAGTGTAAGTTCTTTATTTGCTATAGATTGGAAAGCAACAGATACTATCAAGCGTTTGCGATTGGCAAATACCTTGAAACGCATCAAACAAAATGGTCGCGATGAATTTTACAAAGGAGAAACGGCACAGAAATTAGTTGATTTCATGCAACAATCGGGTGGAATTATGACGATGGAAGATTTGGCGAAATACGAAGCCAAATGGCGAACTCCGATTACATTTACCTATGATGATTTGCGCGTAATTTCCATGTCGCCACCATCGAGCGGTGGTATTTGCTTGGCAGAAATCATGAAAGCCATTGAACCGTATGATATAGCTTCATTTGGGCATAATACGACAAAAGCCATTCAGCTCATTGTAGAAGCGGAACGCAGAGCGTATGCCGACCGAAATTATTTTTTGGGCGATCCTGATTTTAGTATGATTCCCACAGAAACTTTATTGAGTGACGATTATATTAAAGAACGTATGTCTACATTTTCTTTTGAAAAAGCCACACCGTCAACGGAAGTTTCTCATGGAAACATCGAAATTATAGAAAGCGATGAAACTACCCATTACTCTATTGTAGATACATTTGGAAATGCGGTTTCTGTCACAACGACGATTAACGGCGCGTATGGTTCTAAATTGTATTGTGAGGAATTAGGCTTCTTTTTAAATAACGAAATGGACGATTTTAGCGCAAAACCTGGCGAACCCAATATGTTTGGACTCATTGGCGCGGAAGCGAATAGTATCGCCCCTGAAAAACGTATGTTGAGTTCCATGACACCAACAATAGTAGAAAAAGATGGCAAATTATACATCGTGGTGGGAACACCTGGCGGATCAACGATTATTACAAGTGTGTTGCAAACAATCTTGAACGTTCACGAATATGGTATGGGCATGCAAGAAGCGATAAATCAGCCACGATTTCATCATCAATGGTTGCCCGATACGGTTCGTATGGAACCCAAAGGATTTGGAGATGCACTGAAAGCAGAACTGACCACACTTGGCTACACGATTGATGCTACCAACAGTCCTGTGATTGGAAAAGTAGAAGGAATTTTAGTGTTACCTGATGGAAAATTAGAAGGTGGCGCCGATCCTCGTGGTGATGATAAAGCGGTTGGGTTTTGA
- a CDS encoding ACP phosphodiesterase: MNFLAHIYLSQNDDEIKIGNFIADSIRGKKYKKYPPNIQKGILLHRHIDTFTDAHPTVRMSTKRLHKNYSHYSSVIVDILYDHFLAKNWNNYSDVPLETFVEDFYHLLEDHFEMLPQNVQRMLPHMIHDNWLVSYASIAGITKVLEGMNRRTQNRSKMNLAVVELTAFYDEFEAEFTSFFAELIEFSKQKLNELQHE, encoded by the coding sequence ATGAACTTCTTAGCACATATTTACCTTTCACAAAACGACGATGAAATAAAAATTGGAAATTTCATTGCCGATAGCATTCGCGGGAAGAAATACAAAAAATATCCTCCCAACATACAGAAAGGTATTTTGCTGCATCGCCATATTGATACGTTTACGGACGCACATCCTACAGTTCGAATGAGCACAAAACGTTTGCATAAAAATTACAGTCACTATAGCAGTGTCATTGTCGATATTTTGTACGATCATTTTTTAGCAAAAAACTGGAACAACTATTCCGATGTTCCGCTAGAAACTTTTGTGGAAGATTTTTATCATTTGCTAGAAGATCATTTTGAAATGCTTCCGCAGAATGTACAACGCATGCTTCCACACATGATTCATGACAATTGGTTGGTGAGTTATGCTTCCATTGCAGGCATTACCAAAGTATTGGAAGGCATGAACCGACGCACGCAAAATCGCTCCAAAATGAATTTGGCAGTCGTAGAACTTACAGCCTTTTATGATGAATTTGAAGCGGAATTCACTTCTTTTTTTGCGGAATTAATCGAATTTTCTAAACAAAAACTTAATGAATTACAACATGAATAA
- a CDS encoding acyltransferase, whose product MKLLPNLNPLRFLLTIPVMLVHIPEFFRNRGLAAYNEGVIFHKGREAVYVFFVLSGYLIIRLLYREVAQKGKIDLKSFYIRRILRIYPLYFLILIVGFLYYRVVLSYMGIPYEADYDVTNALLLYVFFLPNVASTLYQPGGAIEILWSIGIEEQFYLLIPPMLAFIKKKFFILSIAVLTVVYFAVFASDLFPFLRKFDFLYFYFSTGGLLAILHEKYDVGNKIHKYLKVVILALFILYFFTDLIKGIDPNVYHFVSMILFSFVILTLSYSPVFIIRNKPLNYLGKISYGIYMFHPLVMQLIGFIMLKLVARVELSDITVILLSYGLVFGVTFIVSHFSYQYFEKPFLKLKNKFR is encoded by the coding sequence TTGAAACTTCTTCCAAACCTTAATCCGTTACGCTTCTTATTAACAATACCTGTTATGTTAGTGCATATTCCTGAATTTTTTAGGAATAGAGGTTTGGCTGCATATAATGAAGGTGTTATTTTTCATAAAGGTAGAGAAGCGGTATATGTGTTTTTTGTGCTAAGCGGATATTTAATCATCCGATTGTTATATCGAGAAGTGGCACAAAAAGGTAAAATTGACCTAAAAAGCTTCTACATACGGCGGATTTTGCGGATTTATCCTTTGTATTTTTTAATTTTAATAGTTGGATTTCTCTATTACAGAGTCGTGCTGTCGTATATGGGAATTCCTTATGAAGCCGATTATGATGTAACCAATGCGTTGTTGCTGTATGTTTTTTTCTTGCCCAATGTAGCTTCCACCTTATATCAACCTGGTGGAGCAATAGAAATACTCTGGTCCATCGGAATTGAAGAACAATTTTATTTGCTCATTCCGCCAATGTTAGCGTTTATAAAAAAGAAATTCTTTATACTATCCATAGCCGTTTTAACGGTAGTCTACTTTGCTGTTTTTGCAAGTGATCTTTTTCCGTTTTTACGAAAGTTTGATTTCTTATACTTTTACTTTTCTACAGGCGGATTGCTAGCGATTTTACATGAAAAATATGATGTAGGAAATAAAATTCATAAATACCTCAAAGTGGTTATTTTGGCGTTGTTTATCTTATATTTTTTTACAGATTTGATCAAAGGAATCGATCCAAATGTATACCACTTTGTAAGTATGATATTGTTTAGTTTTGTAATATTGACCTTGAGTTATAGTCCAGTATTTATTATACGAAACAAGCCTTTAAATTATTTGGGGAAAATATCGTACGGTATTTATATGTTTCATCCCTTAGTGATGCAACTCATTGGATTTATAATGCTTAAATTGGTCGCCAGAGTAGAACTGTCTGATATAACTGTAATTTTACTCTCGTATGGATTGGTTTTTGGCGTAACTTTTATAGTTTCGCACTTTTCATATCAATATTTTGAAAAACCATTTTTAAAACTTAAAAATAAATTTAGATAA
- the glmM gene encoding phosphoglucosamine mutase — MTLIKSISGIRGTIGGNVGDNLTPIDAVKFASAYGTWLKKEYNKEKLTVVIGRDARISGAMIQSLVVNTLVGLGINVIDLGLSTTPTVEVAVPLEKADGGIILTASHNPKQWNALKLLNHKGEFLNGADGAEILEIAESDDFDFAEVDDLGTVTPNNTYITKHIEEVLNLPLVDVEAIKKANFKVVVDGVNSTGGIAIPQLLRALNVDVIELYCEPNGHFPHNPEPLKEHLTDISELVVKEKADFGVVVDPDVDRLAFICDDGEMFGEEYTLVACADYVLGKVKGNTVSNLSSSRALRDVTEKHGGTYQASAVGEVNVVIKMKDTKAVIGGEGNGGIIYPDSHYGRDSLVGVALFLTHLAEKQLTVRELRDSYPSYFMSKNKIQLTPTLDVDGILKAMEEKYADENVTTIDGVKIDFPENWVHLRKSNTEPIIRIYTEAKSQQEADDLAQRIMNEISAIANL, encoded by the coding sequence ATGACGTTAATCAAATCAATTTCAGGAATTCGTGGAACTATTGGAGGAAATGTTGGTGATAATTTGACACCGATTGATGCTGTAAAATTTGCCAGTGCGTATGGAACTTGGTTAAAAAAAGAATACAACAAAGAAAAATTGACCGTTGTTATTGGAAGAGATGCCCGTATTTCTGGTGCCATGATTCAAAGTTTGGTAGTAAATACGTTGGTAGGTTTGGGCATTAATGTGATTGATCTTGGATTGTCTACAACGCCTACAGTTGAGGTAGCAGTTCCGTTAGAAAAAGCGGATGGAGGCATCATTCTGACGGCAAGTCATAACCCAAAACAATGGAATGCTTTAAAATTATTAAACCATAAAGGAGAATTTTTAAATGGTGCTGATGGCGCAGAAATTTTAGAAATTGCCGAAAGTGACGATTTCGATTTTGCTGAAGTAGACGATTTAGGAACGGTAACACCAAACAATACGTATATTACAAAGCATATTGAAGAAGTATTAAACCTTCCATTAGTAGATGTAGAAGCGATTAAAAAAGCAAATTTTAAAGTGGTGGTTGATGGTGTAAATTCTACTGGAGGAATTGCCATTCCGCAGTTATTACGTGCATTGAACGTAGATGTGATAGAATTATACTGTGAGCCAAACGGACATTTTCCGCACAATCCAGAACCATTGAAAGAACATTTAACGGATATTTCTGAATTGGTAGTGAAAGAAAAAGCAGATTTCGGTGTGGTGGTTGATCCAGATGTAGATCGTTTGGCATTTATTTGTGATGATGGCGAAATGTTTGGTGAAGAATATACCTTAGTCGCTTGCGCAGATTATGTATTGGGCAAAGTGAAAGGAAATACGGTGTCTAATTTATCTTCATCAAGAGCATTGCGCGATGTGACAGAAAAACATGGCGGAACATACCAAGCAAGTGCCGTTGGAGAAGTGAATGTGGTGATTAAAATGAAAGATACGAAAGCTGTAATTGGTGGAGAAGGAAATGGCGGCATCATTTATCCAGATTCACATTACGGACGCGATTCGCTCGTTGGTGTTGCTTTGTTCTTAACGCATTTAGCGGAAAAGCAACTAACCGTCCGCGAATTGCGCGATAGTTATCCGAGCTATTTTATGAGTAAAAATAAAATACAATTAACGCCAACACTAGACGTAGACGGTATTTTAAAAGCGATGGAAGAGAAGTATGCAGACGAAAACGTAACAACGATTGACGGTGTAAAGATTGATTTCCCTGAAAATTGGGTACACTTACGCAAATCGAACACAGAACCGATTATCAGAATTTACACAGAAGCCAAATCGCAACAAGAAGCGGATGACTTGGCACAACGCATTATGAATGAGATTTCTGCGATTGCCAATTTGTAA
- a CDS encoding AraC family transcriptional regulator, giving the protein MKQLLVILCCLFINNSQAQSNKAFEKAEKLYSQHIYKKNSFALKFALQAKNAAMINDDAQQLTRAFYYVANSLCKLDKNMEALQNIESAISYSATTKDIELLQKCFSLKGDIHSELGDNSKALKAYLKALTYSEAIANPDYEIYVLCNIAFIKKVHKDFEEAIQMYKRVLKRLDASNNSTSKKVYKLIALMNIADAYLWTKNTEEAAVFNDEGLQDCCDNSTEWLRNPLLMNKAIIYYQRNQYDNCIAIAKQIRDATEKDKKRALYLTSLFYLGKSAYKLENYSQAIQYLEQTLQIVNTSDTVDVNEKELHEFLALLYNKTGNSEKNLFHFQQYAALEKKESAADLKINNETHKLIDIVSVRNEIDEIKDDLAAQTINKKRIFFAAIVLFVLLIGSVVYYKRREKILKNKFEGVLQKVAKLEKEEEAPKTIPKKEKVTDEKATAILRRIADFEKKEYYLLLECSLGFMAEKLRTNTSYLSKVINTYKKKSFTSYITELRIDTALVRLKNDKTLQSYTIKAIAEEFGFKRQETFSKAFKSHTGIYPSQYLKKLRK; this is encoded by the coding sequence ATGAAGCAATTACTAGTAATCTTATGTTGTCTTTTTATCAATAACAGTCAAGCGCAAAGCAATAAGGCATTTGAGAAAGCTGAAAAATTGTATTCACAACATATTTATAAAAAGAATTCGTTTGCCTTAAAGTTCGCTCTTCAAGCTAAAAATGCAGCAATGATCAATGATGATGCACAACAGTTAACACGTGCTTTTTACTACGTTGCGAATAGTTTGTGCAAATTGGACAAAAATATGGAAGCGTTACAAAATATTGAGTCTGCTATTTCATACAGTGCTACCACTAAAGATATTGAATTGCTGCAAAAATGCTTTTCTTTAAAAGGAGATATTCATTCTGAATTGGGAGACAATTCTAAAGCACTGAAAGCTTACTTAAAAGCACTAACCTATTCAGAAGCAATTGCAAATCCTGACTATGAAATTTATGTATTATGCAATATAGCTTTCATCAAAAAAGTACACAAAGATTTTGAGGAAGCCATTCAAATGTATAAGCGAGTTTTAAAACGATTAGACGCATCAAACAACAGTACTAGTAAAAAAGTATACAAACTTATTGCGCTTATGAATATTGCCGATGCGTATTTATGGACGAAAAACACAGAAGAAGCAGCGGTATTTAATGACGAAGGACTCCAAGATTGCTGTGATAATTCCACAGAATGGTTGCGCAATCCATTATTAATGAACAAAGCCATTATTTATTATCAAAGAAATCAATATGATAATTGTATTGCGATTGCCAAACAAATTCGAGATGCCACCGAAAAGGATAAAAAAAGAGCCCTGTATCTTACTTCACTGTTTTACCTTGGGAAAAGTGCGTATAAATTAGAAAACTATTCACAAGCCATACAATATTTAGAGCAAACTTTGCAGATTGTAAATACATCTGATACTGTAGATGTGAATGAAAAAGAATTGCACGAGTTTTTAGCACTTTTGTATAACAAAACAGGGAACTCGGAGAAAAACTTATTTCATTTTCAACAATATGCCGCATTAGAAAAAAAGGAAAGCGCTGCAGATTTAAAAATAAACAATGAAACTCACAAACTGATTGATATTGTGTCTGTTAGAAATGAAATTGATGAAATTAAAGACGATCTAGCAGCACAAACTATCAATAAAAAAAGAATATTTTTTGCTGCCATTGTATTGTTTGTATTATTGATAGGAAGTGTTGTGTATTATAAAAGAAGAGAAAAAATTCTAAAGAATAAGTTTGAAGGTGTATTACAAAAAGTAGCCAAACTTGAAAAAGAAGAAGAAGCTCCAAAAACAATTCCTAAAAAAGAAAAAGTAACCGATGAAAAAGCAACTGCCATTTTACGAAGGATTGCTGATTTTGAGAAAAAGGAATACTATTTACTGTTGGAATGTAGTTTAGGGTTTATGGCAGAAAAATTAAGAACCAATACTTCGTATTTATCAAAGGTAATTAACACGTACAAAAAGAAGTCGTTTACAAGTTATATTACTGAATTGAGAATTGATACGGCGTTGGTTCGATTGAAGAATGACAAAACCTTACAATCATACACGATTAAGGCAATTGCTGAAGAATTTGGATTTAAGAGACAGGAAACTTTTTCAAAAGCTTTTAAGTCGCACACAGGCATTTATCCGTCTCAATATTTAAAAAAGCTCAGAAAATAG
- a CDS encoding lysophospholipid acyltransferase family protein, giving the protein MQLIAFILIYPILWLISILPFRLLYLFSDFCYFIVYRLIGYRKKVVRENLALVFPEKSDAERLKIEKKFYSHLCDMFLEMIKSLTISDASLRKRFVFPNIDLIHEYEKKGQSIILISGHYANWEWMNVMKEYVSFKGYGIYKKLSNKYFDKLVRDIREKRDSTLITTKETFKTIKKDQDNGVLGIYYMVSDQSPKPLAHYYWTDFMNITVPCFDGPEILARKADMPFIYFRIEKVKRGHYQGIFEDLTPKGISNYAKHEPTEFFYRALEKQIREVPEYYYWVHKRWKHRDKVPPATQKS; this is encoded by the coding sequence ATGCAGCTTATTGCGTTCATTTTAATATATCCGATTCTCTGGCTAATTTCGATTTTACCATTTCGTCTACTCTATTTGTTTTCTGACTTTTGCTATTTTATTGTGTACCGACTAATTGGTTATAGAAAAAAGGTAGTTCGGGAGAATTTAGCATTGGTTTTTCCTGAAAAGAGCGATGCCGAACGTTTGAAAATTGAGAAAAAGTTTTACAGTCATTTGTGTGATATGTTTTTGGAAATGATCAAATCGTTGACAATTTCGGATGCTTCTTTACGAAAACGTTTTGTGTTTCCTAATATTGACCTGATTCACGAATATGAAAAGAAAGGACAGAGTATTATTTTAATTTCTGGACATTATGCAAATTGGGAATGGATGAACGTCATGAAAGAGTACGTTTCTTTTAAAGGATATGGAATTTATAAGAAGCTAAGTAATAAGTATTTTGACAAGTTAGTGCGTGATATTCGCGAGAAACGTGATTCTACCTTAATTACGACGAAAGAAACTTTTAAAACGATTAAAAAGGATCAAGATAACGGTGTTTTAGGAATTTATTATATGGTAAGCGATCAGTCGCCAAAACCTTTAGCGCATTATTATTGGACAGATTTTATGAATATTACCGTTCCATGTTTTGACGGACCAGAAATACTAGCGCGTAAAGCCGATATGCCTTTTATTTATTTTAGAATTGAAAAAGTAAAACGCGGTCATTACCAAGGAATTTTTGAAGATTTGACGCCAAAAGGAATTTCAAACTACGCCAAACACGAACCAACTGAATTTTTCTACAGAGCTTTAGAAAAGCAAATACGTGAAGTTCCCGAATATTATTATTGGGTTCACAAACGTTGGAAACACCGTGATAAGGTGCCGCCTGCGACTCAGAAGTCGTAA
- a CDS encoding rhomboid family intramembrane serine protease produces the protein MTNLEPVTIAIILANVLPSLKGFDDQYFLNKYLFNISAINNGQHFRMFTSGFLHGDITHLLFNMLTLYFFADVVIGTIGPQYFILIYVASLLFGNALSYYFHRNEPHYSALGASGAVSGILYAAILLYPDMSLYIMFIPIPVKGYIVGIGYLLFSIYGMKKRLGNIGHDAHFGGAAAGFIITLILRPNILVQETAIVILMAIPIIALFIMTKLGKI, from the coding sequence ATGACGAATTTAGAACCGGTAACTATTGCAATAATTTTGGCAAACGTTTTGCCATCGCTCAAAGGATTTGATGATCAGTATTTTTTAAATAAATATTTGTTCAACATCAGTGCGATCAATAATGGACAACACTTTCGAATGTTTACATCTGGTTTTTTGCATGGCGACATTACGCATCTGCTATTCAACATGCTAACGTTGTATTTCTTTGCAGATGTCGTTATTGGTACCATAGGACCGCAATATTTTATCCTTATTTATGTTGCGAGTTTATTATTTGGGAATGCACTTTCCTATTATTTTCATCGAAACGAGCCGCATTACAGTGCGTTAGGAGCCAGTGGAGCCGTTTCTGGAATACTTTATGCCGCAATTCTGTTATATCCCGACATGAGTTTGTATATCATGTTTATTCCAATTCCTGTAAAAGGATACATTGTAGGAATCGGTTATTTATTATTTTCTATTTACGGAATGAAAAAACGCTTGGGAAATATTGGTCACGATGCGCATTTTGGTGGCGCTGCCGCGGGATTTATCATCACACTCATACTTCGACCGAACATCCTTGTACAAGAAACAGCAATTGTTATTCTCATGGCAATTCCGATCATAGCATTATTTATCATGACGAAGTTGGGGAAGATTTAA
- a CDS encoding TlpA disulfide reductase family protein, giving the protein MKKVFVMTCIIGMLLFVSCGDQSQNSGDGYAIETTIHGVPDGVRAFLKTPNEKGVPQPKDTAIVQNGKFIFTGKVAYPQQGFIYINGASGNINVLLENANVTIEAEKDGLPIAKISGGKHNEDYTRFLEDSKAMSEKMKKARARYQEAVTSKDAANISVFRQKVAALDKEVVKYQEQFVKDHPNSYISIVLVSRMLQNKLTNAQKAKLFIDQLPEDLKKTRVAQDLIEKTNKTLRSAVGSVAKNFTAPNPEGEMISLNDIKGKVTIIDFWAAWCGPCRKENPNLVKTYNKYHKDGLEIIGVSLDGTPNQQYPREAWLNAIKTDGLPWHQVSNLDGPRDAIARTYNIRTIPATFILNEKGEIVAKNLRGATLEAKVKELLGK; this is encoded by the coding sequence GTGAAGAAAGTATTTGTAATGACGTGTATTATTGGTATGTTACTGTTTGTGTCTTGTGGAGACCAATCTCAAAACAGTGGTGATGGATATGCAATTGAAACTACAATCCATGGAGTTCCTGATGGTGTTCGCGCATTTTTGAAAACCCCGAACGAAAAAGGTGTTCCACAGCCAAAAGATACCGCTATTGTTCAGAATGGGAAATTTATTTTTACTGGAAAAGTTGCGTATCCACAACAAGGTTTTATTTATATAAATGGTGCTTCAGGAAACATTAATGTACTCTTGGAGAATGCCAACGTTACTATTGAAGCCGAAAAGGATGGTTTGCCTATTGCTAAGATTTCTGGCGGAAAACATAATGAAGATTACACGCGTTTTCTTGAAGATTCAAAAGCAATGAGTGAGAAAATGAAGAAAGCAAGAGCGCGTTATCAAGAAGCTGTAACTTCAAAAGATGCAGCTAATATTAGTGTGTTTCGACAAAAAGTAGCTGCTTTAGACAAAGAAGTTGTTAAGTATCAAGAACAGTTTGTAAAAGACCATCCAAATTCTTACATATCCATTGTGTTAGTGAGTCGTATGTTGCAAAACAAATTGACCAACGCGCAAAAAGCAAAACTGTTTATTGATCAACTTCCTGAAGATTTGAAGAAAACACGTGTTGCACAGGATTTAATTGAAAAAACTAATAAAACTTTACGTTCTGCTGTGGGTTCGGTTGCTAAAAATTTCACAGCGCCAAATCCTGAAGGAGAAATGATTTCTTTGAATGATATTAAGGGAAAAGTAACCATTATTGACTTTTGGGCAGCTTGGTGCGGACCTTGTCGTAAAGAGAATCCAAATTTGGTAAAAACCTATAATAAATACCACAAAGATGGTTTGGAAATTATTGGTGTTTCATTGGATGGAACTCCAAATCAGCAGTATCCAAGAGAAGCTTGGCTAAATGCTATTAAAACAGACGGATTGCCTTGGCATCAAGTTTCTAATTTAGATGGGCCAAGAGATGCTATTGCACGTACGTATAATATTCGTACTATTCCGGCAACTTTTATTTTGAATGAGAAAGGAGAAATTGTTGCCAAAAATTTACGCGGTGCTACCTTAGAAGCGAAAGTAAAAGAATTGCTTGGGAAGTAG